One region of Ptiloglossa arizonensis isolate GNS036 chromosome 8, iyPtiAriz1_principal, whole genome shotgun sequence genomic DNA includes:
- the LOC143150206 gene encoding uncharacterized protein LOC143150206 — MFKLAVLAAILAVATAAPGGLTGIVADHGIGPITAPLVLSHAAAIAPAAHVIAQPVAPIVHTAPVVTKTVLTAAPLPLLSAHGLH; from the exons ATGTTCAAGTTG GCTGTCCTCGCCGCCATTCTGGCTGTCGCTACCGCCGCTCCCGGTGGTCTGACCGGTATCGTAGCCGACCATGGGATCGGACCGATCACGGCTCCTCTGGTTCTCAGCCATGCTGCTGCGATTGCGCCTGCTGCGCACGTGATCGCCCAGCCCGTTGCCCCCATTGTCCACACCGCCCCGGTCGTCACCAAAACCGTGCTCACCGCCGCTCCCCTGCCCCTCCTCTCTGCCCACGGTTTGCATTAA